A DNA window from Robbsia sp. KACC 23696 contains the following coding sequences:
- a CDS encoding aliphatic sulfonate ABC transporter substrate-binding protein gives MLKPILRRASASLLGVILSAVIAVSSTTTAYAQSSGSDNVTLRIGYQKSSTLMAILKARGTLDQALAPLHVKIEWAEFASGLPLTEALNASALDVTADIADTVPIFAQAANSHFVYIAQESPSPSAQAVIVHRDDPIHSLADLKGKRIAVTKAAGCHYLLLAALAQAKLTPADVQIAYLAPADARAAFERNSVDAWFTWDPYVASVEKAPNARILVRGDGIASYQRYYLASTSFAQAHPDILNVVYKQLSAAGTWTKAHPQEAAKILAPVWGLDAETVERANARRSYAVRPVLAKNFGEQQAIADVFYKAKLLPKPIDTHKALVWDFDKRAAVVEGDSH, from the coding sequence ATGCTTAAGCCGATCCTGCGACGCGCTTCTGCCTCGTTGCTAGGCGTAATCCTTAGTGCCGTTATCGCAGTAAGTTCCACGACGACCGCTTACGCGCAGTCATCGGGTAGCGATAACGTCACGCTGCGGATCGGGTATCAGAAATCATCGACCTTGATGGCGATCTTGAAAGCACGCGGGACGCTTGACCAAGCGCTGGCGCCCTTGCATGTGAAGATCGAGTGGGCAGAGTTCGCAAGCGGATTGCCGCTAACGGAAGCGCTGAATGCGAGTGCGTTGGACGTGACGGCCGATATTGCCGACACCGTGCCGATTTTCGCTCAGGCGGCGAATTCGCATTTCGTCTATATCGCGCAGGAGTCACCGTCCCCTTCGGCACAGGCGGTGATCGTCCACCGTGACGATCCGATTCATTCGCTGGCGGATCTGAAGGGCAAGCGCATTGCCGTAACGAAGGCTGCGGGTTGCCACTATCTGCTGCTTGCGGCGCTTGCCCAAGCCAAGCTGACCCCGGCGGACGTGCAAATCGCGTATCTCGCGCCGGCAGACGCACGTGCTGCATTCGAGCGCAATAGCGTCGATGCGTGGTTCACCTGGGATCCGTATGTGGCATCGGTCGAGAAAGCGCCGAACGCACGCATCCTGGTTCGCGGCGATGGCATTGCGTCGTATCAGCGGTACTACCTGGCGTCGACGTCATTTGCGCAGGCACATCCCGATATTTTGAACGTCGTCTACAAGCAGTTAAGTGCGGCCGGGACTTGGACGAAGGCCCATCCGCAAGAAGCGGCAAAGATTCTCGCACCTGTCTGGGGTCTCGATGCGGAGACGGTCGAGCGTGCGAATGCGCGTCGTAGCTATGCAGTGCGGCCGGTCCTCGCGAAGAATTTCGGCGAACAGCAGGCGATTGCCGATGTGTTCTATAAAGCGAAGCTGCTGCCCAAGCCGATCGATACGCACAAGGCATTAGTGTGGGATTTCGACAAGCGCGCCGCGGTGGTCGAAGGCGATAGTCATTGA